The following is a genomic window from Streptomyces lincolnensis.
GTTTGATCGCGCGCCCGCAGACCTCGCCGATGCGCTGCCCCACGGCCGTGGAGCCGGTGAAGCTGACCATGTCGACGTCGGGCGAGTCGACGGCCGCCTCGCCGACCGCGACCGACCGGCCGCTGACGACGTTGACGACTCCTGGCGGTGCCCCGGCCGCCTCCAGGGCCTGAGCCATGCGGTAGACGGACAGCGGGTCCTGCGGGGCGGGCTTGACGACGACCGTGTTGCCCATGGCCAGGGCGGGGGCGACCTTGCCGACCGGGTTGGCCCAGGGGTTGTTGTAGGAGGTGATGCAGGTGACGACCCCGACGGGCTGGCGGACGGCGAGGGCACCCATCACGGCCGCCTTCCCCATCGGTCCGGCCTCGTTGATCTGCGGCGGGATCGCCCACTCGGCGGGTTCGACGCGGGCGTAGCGCTGGAAGCGGGCGGCGGCGACCCCGACCTGGAGGGACCGCGCGGTGCCGGCGGTCGCGCCGGTCTCCGCCCGGGCGAGGTCGGCGTACTCCACGAACCGCGACCGGATGAGCTCGGCGGCCCGCGCGAGGACGGCCGCCCGCTCCTCCGGCTTCGTCCTCGACCACGGCCCGGAGGCCTCGCGGGCCGCGGCACAGGCCGCGTGCACCTGATCCCGCGAGGCCTCCGGCGCCCACCCGACGGTCCGCTCGGTCGCCGGGTCGATCACCTCGTAGTGGCCGCCGTCCGGCTCCACCCAGGAGCCCCCGACGAACAGCCGCTGCTCCTCGGTCACTTGGTCGCCACCGTCCGGGTGTCCCGCCCCGAGCGCAGCACCTGCCCCGGCACGGCCCCGCTCACCACGTCGTCGCGGATCGCCTCGACGCCGTTGACCCACACGGCCCGGACGCCGATGGCCTTGGCGTCCAGCCGCGGGCTGTCTCCCGGCAGGTCGTGCACCAGGGTGGCCGTGCCCGCGGCGATCCGTTCCGGGTCGAAGAGGACCAGGTCCGCATGGAAGCCCTCCCGGATCCGGCCGCGCTCGCGCAGCCCGAAGAGCCGCGCCGGGTCGTCGGTCAGCATCTTCACGGCCTGTTCCAGGCTCGCCAGCCTCCGCCCGCGCAGACAGTCACCGATGAAGCGCGTGGTGTACGGCGCTCCGCACATCCGGTCCAGGTGCGCGCCCGCGTCCGAGCCGCCGAGCAGGACGTCCTCGTGCTGCCAGGCCTCGGCGCGCATCGACCAGGACGCCGGGTCGTTGTCGGTCGGCATCGGCCACAGGACCGTGCGCATCTCGTCGGCCGCGCAGATCTCCACCAGGCACTCCAGCGGCTCCTGGCCGCGTTCCGCCGCGATGTCCTCCACGACCCGTCCGCTCAGGCCCCGGTTGGCCTCGCTGTAGGTGTCGCCGATGACGTAGCGCCCGAAGTTCGTCAGCCGCCGGAAGACCCCGGCCTCCTTGGACCCGGCCCTCTCCAGCATCTCGGCCCGCACGGCCGGATCGCGCAGCTTCTCGATCCGCTCCGGGACGGGCAGCCCGAGGACCGGCCCCCATCCGGGGATCAGGTTCAGCGCGCAGAAGGTTCCGAGGGACATGTTCATCGGCGTCAGGATCGGCATCGTCAGCGCCACGACCCGGCCGCCCGCCTTCCGCGCCCGCTCACTCGCCAGCAACTGCCGGGGCACCCGCTCCGGGACGGACGAGTCGATCGTCAGCACGTTCCAGTTCAGGGGCCGCCCCGCCGCCGCGCTCATCTCCACGAACAGCTCGATCTCCGCGTCACTGAACTGATCCAGGCACCCGGCCACGATCGCCTCGATCTGGGTCCCCTCGTGCTCCCCGACCGCCTTCGACATCGCCAGCAGTTCGGCGGGCAGCGCGTGCCGCGAAGCGACCGGCTTCCCGTCGCCGTCGGAGTGCGTGGACGACTGCGTGGTGGAGAACCCCCAGGCCCCGGCGTCCATCGCCTCGTGCAGCAGCCGCAGCATCGCGTCCAGCTGCTCCGGGCTCGGCTGCCCGCCGACCGCCTCCGCCCCCATCACATACCGCCGCAGCGCGCAGTGCCCCACCATGAAGCCCGCGTTGACCGCGATCCGCCCCTCCAGGGCGTCCAGATACTCCCCGAACGAACTCCAACTCCACGGCGCCCCCTCCTCCAGCGCCACCAGGGACATCCCCTCCACCTTCGACATCATGCGGCGGGTGTAGTCGGCGTCCCCGGGACGGTCCGGATGCAACGGCGCGAGCGTGAACCCGCAGTTCCCGGCCGCGACCGTCGTCACCCCGTGGTTGAGGGAGGGCGTCGCATACGGATCCCAGAACAGCTGAGCGTCGTAGTGCGTGTGCGGGTCGACAAACCCGGGCGCGAGCACGAGCCCGTGAGCGTCCTCGGTGGTCCGGGCTTCCTCGCTGACCGACCCGATGACGGCTATGCGTCCGTCGCGTATGCCGACGTCGGCGGTGTAGGCGGGCGCGCCCGTGCCGTCAACGACGGTCGCCCCCTTGATGACGTGATCGAGCATGAGGCTTGCCTCCTTGGATGCCGGGCCGCTGCCCCTACCTCAGGGGCGCGGGGCTGTATCGATATGCGGCTCCGCCGCGTGGGCGCGACCAGCCACAAACGGCCTTCAGACCGCAACG
Proteins encoded in this region:
- a CDS encoding aldehyde dehydrogenase family protein; translated protein: MTEEQRLFVGGSWVEPDGGHYEVIDPATERTVGWAPEASRDQVHAACAAAREASGPWSRTKPEERAAVLARAAELIRSRFVEYADLARAETGATAGTARSLQVGVAAARFQRYARVEPAEWAIPPQINEAGPMGKAAVMGALAVRQPVGVVTCITSYNNPWANPVGKVAPALAMGNTVVVKPAPQDPLSVYRMAQALEAAGAPPGVVNVVSGRSVAVGEAAVDSPDVDMVSFTGSTAVGQRIGEVCGRAIKRQLLELGGKGTAVVFDDADLASAVAGIGTTFSFYSGQICTAPTRVLAQRGVYDRLVEQLAGYAGRLKVGDPSAPDTVVGPVISAAHRDRVESYVELGRKEGATVAAGGERPALDSGFYIAPTLLADCTPDMRVTREEIFGPVVCVLPFEEEEEGVELANDTDYGLIDYVWSADVARAFRVARQLRAGGVGVNTVGRNMEAPFGGFKKSGVGRDVGSYALHAYSEVQAIVWPG